One genomic window of Caenorhabditis elegans chromosome I includes the following:
- the K12C11.7 gene encoding Copper transport protein (Partially confirmed by transcript evidence): MESISSWRHFASSFLFFLQNFVDYSLMLVAMTYNYPLFFSLLAGHAIGYFFVGPLMTVKEVENTGNCCS; encoded by the exons ATGGAATCCATCTCAAGTTGGAGACATTTTGCGtcttcttttctattttttcttcaaaattttgtggatTATTCGTTGATGCTGGTAGCAATGACATATAATTATCCGCTATTTTTCTCGCTTTTAGCag GCCACGCCATCGGATATTTCTTCGTTGGCCCGTTGATGACGGTTAAGGAGGTCGAAAACACTGGAAATTGCTGTTCTTAA
- the K12C11.6 gene encoding Copper transport protein (Confirmed by transcript evidence), giving the protein MKISGPPFMHMWFHTKTQDTVLFKTWNVTDTPTMVWVCCIIVVAGILLELIKFLRWKIEKWHKNRDELVSRSYISRLFSPIHIGQTILFMVQLSFSYILMLLFMTFSVWLGIAVVVGLGIGYLAFGARMEQS; this is encoded by the exons atgaaaatatccggACCGCCTTTCATGCATATGTGGTTTCACACGAAAACCCAGGATACGGTACTTTTCAAGACGTGGAATGTGACCGACACGCCCA ccatGGTTTGGGTTTGCTGTATAATTGTGGTAGCTGGAATTCTTCTGGAACTTATCAAGTTCTTACggtggaaaatcgaaaaatggcaCAAAAATCGAGATGAGTTAGTAAGCCGGAG ctacATTTCCCGACTCTTCTCACCAATTCACATCGGTCAAACGATACTTTTCATGGTGCAACTGAGTTTCAGCTATATTCTCATGCTGCTTTTCATGACATTCTCGGTTTGGCTCGGAATCGCCGTTGTTGTCGGACTTGGCATCGGTTATCTCGCTTTCGGCGCGAGAATGGAACAATCTTGA
- the K12C11.7 gene encoding Copper transport protein (Confirmed by transcript evidence) → MMMDMMQMYFHFRIQEPILFRQWKPTDTTGYVFSCISLFFIAFCLELLKFGRQRMTRTVKEKLAVDCCCSTPEGIWEIPEEPEPSPRGKLASLAPFTMESISSWRHFASSFLFFLQNFVDYSLMLVAMTYNYPLFFSLLAGHAIGYFFVGPLMTVKEVENTGNCCS, encoded by the exons ATGATGATGGACATGATGCAAATGTATTTCCATTTTCGAATCCAAGAGCCCATCCTTTTCCGTCAGTGGAAGCCCACAGACACCACAGGCTACGTTTTCTCCTGTATTTCCCTATTTTTCATCGCGTTTTGCCTGGAATTGCTGAAATTCGGAAGGCAAAGAATGACGAGAACTGTGAAGGAAAAATTg gcCGTCGATTGCTGTTGCTCAACGCCTGAAGGCATTTGGGAGATTCCGGAAGAGCCTGAGCCGTCGCCACGTGGCAAACTGGCATCGTTGGCTCC ATTTACAATGGAATCCATCTCAAGTTGGAGACATTTTGCGtcttcttttctattttttcttcaaaattttgtggatTATTCGTTGATGCTGGTAGCAATGACATATAATTATCCGCTATTTTTCTCGCTTTTAGCag GCCACGCCATCGGATATTTCTTCGTTGGCCCGTTGATGACGGTTAAGGAGGTCGAAAACACTGGAAATTGCTGTTCTTAA